In a genomic window of Arachnia rubra:
- a CDS encoding SagB family peptide dehydrogenase — protein MQKLLVAEGVVFSCDGDTLVVINEGNEGSNEHRIPLGKEAARRVTRLVERPCTVDELVDGLLTSPDGMRQLAFLAAGVRDLTSSGLINQVVEIDGAVAARLVKKGRLPWRQDDVPSDAVVARHVVATSTQGWVTLDSGLACGLVKVVPSIAGLVLAGEQMEIGEKLRPLRELLWRAGLLTSPLIEKSLDHSMWNPVDLLMMERASDSAADFRYGGTYRYLDVYSPPPLVDPIRADEIIKLPEPDPNRWFRHDEPFGLITERRRSTFIFQRDSVPTLNQLTNVLHRSARIQQRLTDDKGMELSRRPVAGGGALHELDLYILVDHVKGLAQGLWRYNPADNVLEKVHCLKDSSELTDEVMRATWSRVRPPATIVMVARFGRVMWKYEGVGAALVLKDTGVLMHALQLAAVAEGLGACPLGSNFAYTFEQITGLGFPSHGPVGQLILGLAKEEE, from the coding sequence ATGCAAAAATTGCTAGTTGCTGAAGGTGTTGTATTTAGCTGCGATGGCGACACCTTGGTGGTTATCAATGAGGGTAACGAGGGTAGTAATGAGCATCGGATTCCATTGGGAAAAGAAGCTGCCCGTCGTGTCACACGATTGGTCGAACGGCCGTGCACAGTCGATGAACTTGTTGATGGGTTGTTGACTTCTCCTGACGGCATGCGACAGCTTGCCTTCCTCGCGGCAGGCGTTCGTGATCTGACTTCATCTGGTCTCATCAATCAGGTTGTGGAGATTGACGGGGCAGTGGCGGCCCGGTTGGTGAAGAAAGGGCGTCTTCCCTGGCGTCAGGATGATGTTCCTTCCGATGCGGTTGTGGCTCGTCACGTTGTTGCGACCTCTACGCAGGGGTGGGTGACGCTTGACAGCGGGTTGGCCTGTGGTCTTGTGAAAGTGGTCCCCTCTATTGCAGGTCTGGTATTGGCTGGGGAACAAATGGAGATTGGTGAAAAGCTGCGGCCACTGCGCGAGTTGCTGTGGCGTGCTGGCCTACTGACATCGCCGCTCATAGAGAAGAGCCTGGACCATTCGATGTGGAACCCAGTGGATCTTCTCATGATGGAGCGAGCCAGTGACTCTGCCGCGGATTTCCGGTATGGCGGTACTTACCGATATCTCGATGTGTACTCACCCCCGCCTCTGGTCGATCCAATCAGAGCAGATGAAATCATCAAGCTTCCGGAACCTGATCCAAATCGGTGGTTTCGCCATGATGAGCCATTCGGATTGATCACAGAACGGCGGCGTTCAACATTCATCTTCCAACGGGATTCAGTCCCAACACTGAACCAGTTGACAAATGTCCTACACCGGTCGGCGCGTATTCAGCAGCGGCTCACAGACGATAAAGGCATGGAGCTTTCGCGCAGACCGGTTGCGGGCGGAGGGGCTCTCCATGAGCTCGATCTCTATATCTTGGTAGATCATGTGAAGGGGCTTGCCCAAGGGCTTTGGCGATATAATCCAGCAGACAATGTCTTGGAAAAAGTCCATTGTCTCAAAGACTCCTCTGAGCTTACGGATGAAGTCATGCGTGCTACATGGAGTCGCGTCAGACCGCCAGCGACCATCGTTATGGTGGCGCGATTCGGACGGGTCATGTGGAAATACGAAGGTGTCGGCGCAGCCCTCGTCCTCAAAGATACTGGGGTTCTCATGCACGCTCTGCAACTTGCTGCAGTCGCAGAGGGCCTGGGGGCCTGCCCGCTGGGTAGTAATTTTGCATACACATTCGAGCAGATCACAGGGCTCGGTTTCCCCTCACATGGCCCTGTCGGGCAGCTGATATTAGGACTCGCAAAGGAGGAAGAATAG
- a CDS encoding TOMM precursor leader peptide-binding protein has protein sequence MNPVRFKSGLNVDVLNTSHLFMLSDNDQILIDNRAAAQVAQVIDGHRDTADVVAAAAQSVEPAIAFAALRSMLEKGYLKKDVLVGGAFGSYLEGRGLDPSRTIDGLASCQVRLLPLILQRPRDEVQQALNAITSYLRDQDIAVECLDEEADIATVDPACSLVVVAEDYIHPRLEELNRQLQHRGSPWLLVKPWGQSIWLGPAIFPGRSACWACLQDRLVANRHAERFLAERLHRLPSIKASGLMLGAWQIIDQAILTHLIALVNGDDSPFMNVLRCMDLSTMAVTDHTVIPQPQCAVCGTLKYRMTADIRISPTNALEGKDGGYRICTPEQTVERLTKHISPIVGAVSKLESLGADADGITFSFAAGHNYATSTDSLRWLAENMRGQSGGKGRTRQQARASAVCEAIERFSGVWDPTVPSVHSAWRDLDARAVHPRDTLLFSDKQYDNRSATKGTDNKFHRVPMRLDETIPIDFTPAWSLTKGEQIFVPAGLAWYGSPDLKTHPYAYTDSNGAAAGNTLEEAILQGLCELCERDAVGIWWFNRVQRPGVDLDSFGDPYVDSLREFYAKKGRNLWVVSLQNDLEMPVFAAMSRRDHEAQDIMIGFGAHPDPSVALFRALTELNQFLPFVSERDANGETIYRANDEATIEWCKNATIDSEPWLLPNPSHSLIRLSDLPAPDTYRIDKLVMKQVDILKRVGIETIVMNQSRPEIELFVTKVFAPGLRHFWRRSAPGRLYEVPVKLGWIDRPLAEEDINPRSVFF, from the coding sequence AGCTGCCCAAGTTGCGCAGGTCATCGACGGACACCGGGATACAGCCGACGTTGTAGCCGCAGCTGCTCAGAGCGTAGAGCCTGCTATAGCTTTTGCTGCTCTGCGTTCCATGCTTGAAAAAGGTTATCTCAAAAAAGATGTGCTTGTCGGAGGGGCTTTCGGTTCTTATCTGGAGGGCCGAGGATTGGATCCATCTCGCACGATCGATGGGCTGGCATCTTGTCAAGTGCGGTTGCTGCCGTTGATTCTTCAGCGTCCTCGCGATGAGGTCCAACAGGCTTTGAATGCGATTACTTCGTACCTGCGGGATCAAGACATTGCTGTCGAGTGTCTGGATGAGGAAGCTGACATTGCAACTGTGGATCCAGCATGTTCGTTGGTCGTCGTAGCGGAGGACTATATTCATCCTCGGCTTGAAGAACTCAATAGGCAACTTCAGCACCGAGGTTCACCATGGTTGCTCGTCAAGCCTTGGGGGCAATCAATATGGCTTGGCCCGGCTATTTTTCCGGGAAGATCTGCGTGCTGGGCATGTCTCCAGGACAGACTCGTGGCGAATCGCCATGCTGAGCGGTTTCTTGCTGAAAGACTTCATCGGTTGCCTTCCATCAAGGCGTCAGGGCTCATGCTCGGCGCATGGCAGATAATTGATCAAGCAATTTTAACTCATCTTATTGCCTTAGTCAATGGTGATGATTCTCCCTTCATGAATGTGTTGCGATGCATGGACCTGAGTACTATGGCAGTCACAGACCATACGGTGATCCCACAGCCGCAGTGTGCAGTGTGTGGAACGCTGAAGTATCGGATGACCGCTGATATTAGAATCTCTCCCACGAACGCTTTGGAGGGTAAGGATGGTGGTTATCGGATATGTACCCCGGAGCAGACCGTTGAACGCCTGACCAAGCACATCAGTCCGATTGTGGGCGCTGTTTCGAAACTTGAGAGTCTCGGAGCAGATGCTGACGGTATTACTTTCTCTTTTGCTGCTGGCCACAACTATGCAACCAGCACTGACAGTCTTCGTTGGTTGGCGGAGAATATGCGGGGTCAGTCGGGAGGCAAGGGACGGACTCGTCAGCAGGCCCGAGCGAGTGCAGTGTGTGAGGCTATAGAACGCTTTTCCGGCGTATGGGATCCGACGGTTCCGTCGGTTCATTCTGCTTGGCGTGATCTAGATGCGCGTGCAGTCCACCCTCGTGACACATTGTTGTTCAGTGACAAACAGTATGATAATCGATCCGCGACCAAGGGAACGGATAATAAATTTCACCGGGTTCCCATGAGATTGGATGAGACTATTCCGATCGATTTCACCCCAGCTTGGTCTCTTACCAAGGGTGAGCAAATATTTGTCCCTGCGGGACTGGCCTGGTATGGATCTCCTGACCTCAAGACTCACCCCTACGCATATACTGACTCCAATGGTGCGGCAGCTGGTAATACGCTGGAGGAGGCGATTCTTCAAGGGTTATGCGAATTGTGTGAACGAGACGCAGTAGGGATATGGTGGTTTAATCGTGTGCAACGTCCAGGTGTTGATCTTGACTCCTTTGGCGATCCATATGTGGATAGCCTCAGAGAATTCTATGCGAAGAAGGGCAGGAACCTGTGGGTTGTGAGTTTGCAGAACGATCTTGAGATGCCTGTTTTTGCAGCCATGTCGAGGCGCGACCATGAAGCCCAGGATATCATGATTGGATTTGGTGCCCATCCTGATCCCAGTGTCGCGCTCTTCCGGGCGCTTACTGAGCTGAACCAGTTCCTCCCCTTCGTGTCAGAAAGGGATGCAAATGGTGAGACCATTTACCGGGCGAATGACGAGGCGACGATAGAATGGTGTAAGAACGCCACTATTGATTCTGAGCCCTGGCTTCTGCCAAACCCCAGTCATTCACTGATTAGGCTGAGTGATCTTCCTGCTCCGGATACTTATCGTATTGACAAACTGGTGATGAAACAGGTCGATATCCTTAAACGGGTTGGAATTGAAACAATCGTTATGAACCAATCGCGGCCTGAGATTGAGCTGTTTGTAACTAAGGTGTTTGCCCCAGGGCTTCGGCATTTCTGGCGTCGTTCGGCTCCGGGGCGCTTGTATGAAGTGCCGGTGAAATTGGGGTGGATAGATCGCCCACTCGCGGAAGAAGATATCAACCCGCGAAGTGTTTTCTTCTAA
- a CDS encoding HlyD family efflux transporter periplasmic adaptor subunit, whose product MLYRFKALGKRRDPDQLDTPLTLASPNGWIVTLVIGFCMLALIGWGILGRIPQQVTASGRLQYPGGLVTVQSDSNGIVSGLADLGTVITQGGVIASLHQESGASDTQIVGVTGGRIVQHLVELGTAVTTGTPIAVVEPGATENAILEAIVEVPAAQVEAIQPGQDVKLTVSGVAATKYGLLRGQVQSLAPFPMNADGAQVGPTLVVISLERADTVTGYAWTSLEGPDRQIESQTPVVAEIDTDDISPVSLLGK is encoded by the coding sequence ATGCTGTACCGATTCAAAGCCCTCGGTAAGCGGCGAGATCCTGACCAACTTGATACTCCCCTCACTCTGGCAAGCCCAAACGGTTGGATTGTGACACTAGTGATTGGGTTCTGCATGCTCGCTTTGATTGGGTGGGGGATTCTTGGGCGTATTCCTCAACAGGTCACCGCTTCAGGTCGGTTGCAGTATCCAGGCGGCTTAGTAACGGTGCAGTCAGATTCCAATGGGATTGTGAGCGGATTGGCGGACCTCGGTACGGTAATAACGCAGGGCGGTGTAATTGCTTCTCTTCATCAAGAATCAGGCGCCAGCGATACACAGATCGTCGGGGTGACTGGTGGGCGAATCGTGCAGCATCTAGTAGAACTGGGGACCGCGGTGACCACTGGAACCCCCATTGCAGTTGTCGAACCTGGAGCTACTGAGAATGCAATCCTGGAAGCGATAGTAGAGGTTCCAGCCGCGCAGGTCGAGGCGATTCAGCCTGGTCAAGATGTGAAGCTGACGGTGTCGGGGGTGGCAGCTACGAAATACGGACTGCTCCGCGGGCAAGTGCAGTCTCTTGCTCCCTTCCCCATGAACGCTGATGGTGCGCAGGTGGGCCCTACTCTGGTAGTAATCAGTTTGGAGCGTGCGGACACGGTGACTGGATATGCTTGGACGTCGCTTGAAGGACCAGATCGCCAGATCGAGTCGCAAACGCCGGTCGTCGCAGAGATCGATACTGACGATATCTCCCCAGTGAGTCTGTTGGGAAAGTGA